The following coding sequences are from one Streptomyces dengpaensis window:
- a CDS encoding DUF6328 family protein — translation MANPMANTVVNPIENPMENTQHRPLLDVPALPAHQESRVQRLDRAYAEILQEVRIAQCGIQILFASLLYLGVTPAFTGSTFLERCVYCVSLACSIGAAGTLLAPAALHRFMCGHRLKGELVTSAHRCLVAGLTFLALAISSALMLILELALGAFAAVVGGGAALAWFVLLWGLGPLRARNRADAARLAA, via the coding sequence ATGGCGAATCCCATGGCGAACACCGTCGTGAACCCCATCGAGAACCCCATGGAGAACACCCAGCACCGCCCTCTGCTCGACGTCCCGGCCCTGCCCGCGCACCAGGAGTCCCGGGTGCAGCGGCTCGACCGGGCGTACGCGGAGATCCTCCAGGAGGTGCGCATCGCCCAGTGCGGGATCCAGATCCTCTTCGCGTCGCTGCTCTACCTCGGGGTGACTCCGGCGTTCACCGGGAGCACGTTCCTCGAGCGGTGCGTCTACTGTGTGTCGCTCGCCTGCTCGATCGGGGCGGCCGGCACGCTGCTGGCGCCCGCCGCCCTGCACCGCTTCATGTGTGGGCACCGCCTGAAGGGCGAACTCGTCACCTCCGCCCACCGCTGTCTGGTCGCGGGCCTGACCTTCCTGGCGCTGGCCATCAGCTCGGCGCTCATGCTGATCCTGGAACTGGCGCTCGGCGCCTTCGCGGCCGTCGTCGGCGGGGGCGCCGCGCTGGCCTGGTTCGTCCTGCTCTGGGGCCTGGGCCCGCTCCGCGCCCGTAACCGCGCCGACGCGGCCCGGCTGGCCGCCTGA